atttacaaaaaaaaaacctttaattttTATCCAGACAGCGAAAATATCAACACAGAAAATCGAATTGAAGTTtcgcaaaataaaacaaagtattattgttgcaaattttgtaatttttaatttaaacaactaAAGTTCCAActgaaaagttaaaatttagactatgtaaaatataattactgttaaaaaatattattaactcaaTATTAGTAGTTAAGGTAGCTTACCTTCTAAATGTATAGTTGGTCATGCAGAGACAATGAAATGTTGACCTGAAGTTTTATGCTCAGTTTTAAAATGATGATCACACACACACTTGTTCCCATAAACTCTCCATGCATCTAATTCCCTTAATTGAGAACTATCATCAGTTAACGAAGCAGCAAAGAGGCTTTTTATCTGAAATCTGCGTAGAAAGGCCCctgaaatacaaaaattatattaaacatatgtataatattaaataaaattaaaaagtgtgtATCGATGTTTGTTACTCTTGCACGCAAAAAACACTGaatagattttaatgaaacttaacAATAATGAATAATGATGAATGAGCTATGCTCATACATCAGAATAACATATAGGCTAAAATTCATACAGCTATTGATTGAATTggccaaaatataacaataagtgtCACGTAAGTCGGAAAAAAATCTCTGCCAGCCATTTTGGCGTGCGCTGCAAAAACCGTAAGAGTTATACGAATATAATGTATGGTGAAAATGTATCTCTTGAATAATTCTACAATAAAATTCGGCGATAGCATAAATCTATCTTCATGTGTAATCCATTATCGCTAAAATAGTCaatcgaaaatacaataaaacctaatatttatttccaaaatgcatattttgtattacaaattGATTCTTATcgaaacaaatacttttatcacTTCTGATATTTAAAGTAGATAAACTTTGTCTTTTACATTATGTTATTAGaacagatattttaaaagttacgacGATGACAATGTGAGgccggaacaaaacaaagttaaaaaatggacagtttcagagatttagtaTTTCCAttgtaagttgaactcagatcattttaaatagacgattaatcatattaaatagggttcagcttatacTGTTGTACGTCGGTTAACTCGCTCATGCGAAGATATACATAGGTCTATCTTTTAAgattaataactttttgtttGGTAATCAACTTTGTTTtaagataatgcattatttgcaaattagtttttataaaatattaattcttatgaaagatatcgagataataCCAAAAATAGacattactttttatagttttgacatattattacaacgggtaGTTGAGTAGTTTGTTTGAAAGTactaatacatacatacgtatttattttcttgaataaatacttatatcctACGAAAATacaactaaaaatgttgtatataaacTGATATTTTATAAGTCTGCTTTTAGGGATTTTTTTAAGGTATACGCGGGTGGAACCGCGGCCACAgctagaaatataataattctatttaaataaaatactgataTATAATACCcttgtttttttgttaagctcagtttaatagattatatttaatctcCCTCaagtttaagaaaattaaatatgcatttcgaatgattaaatattagtaaatataaagaaaaaatgcgcgatcaataatatatttctgtttcttacaatatcaataacACCTAACGAGATTGCTTAGTGAAATATCCTTAttcaaaaatcattattaactttataaaatcaGTATAAATATCTTACTTAAATtcttacgcgtttcccccacgggaactgtGGGTGAAATGGGTGGTGTATATGGAACTTGCCGAagtccgaacatcggaatacccactaaaaaaccagcggtactctttcCGTCGTAATgacgagcgccacgggatctGGATTTTTTGGACCATTTTGATTGCTCTTAGGAGTGCATACATCTCTGATTGGAAGACAGTGTTGTGCGGTTCAAGACGGAACGTGGAGTTTCTGGATTTCGTTCCCTGTTCCACCATGTTAGGGCAGCACCGACTTTCCCCTCAATCTTGCTGCCGTCGGTGAATATTAGGGGGCCGACTATATGGTGTTCTTCGAGGGTTTGTGGGTCCAGACTCTCTAAGCGCACGTACTCGGTTATTTTGAGTTGCGATGGGTGGGGATTCTGAAGGGGTCCCACTCTGCGCTCTATTTCTCGTCCTGGCGGTATGAGGTCCACGCAGTAGCCTTTTTTGATCTTAAACAAAGTGGCAGCCTCTTTGACGCGGAGGTCGAGGGGGAGTTGGCCTGATAGGATGAGTGCCGATGTTAGAGACACAGTCCTGTACGCCCTGCAGATCTTTTGGGGAAGCCTCTCTGCAGCGAGTCCAGCTTGTTTCTTATTGGGCTTGCGCATGCTACtgcgacgctctgacggacggCCAGTCTATGCAGGCCTCCGTCAGAGCGTCGCTggaagaaggtgcgcatagcgtctCTTTATtttccccggtcttcttcggcggagcagttCTACAGCGGCGttctcttcccgctcccgctccgtgGCCCCCTTCTGTGACATCAcactttcacagaaggagaccatctccgacCAGCACTCCTCGCTTCCGACCATCGCGTCGATGATACTCAGGAACGAGAGGTATCCGCAGATAAccgccgccagggaatgcctctgaggcccccacgcggcacactccttCAGGGTGTGGTGCGCCGTGTCGAATGGCGCACCACCCTCGTGGCAGAAGGGTGATACCTCCCGCCGCGCTATCTCGTACTTACTGAAGCAGCCGTGTGCGGTAAGCAACTGCGTAAgcctaaacgagagcgtgctTAGTttccttttgacccagcgactcaagtggggacgtaccgcctccactgtcgccaggtacgccgtgggggaccccaggtcctcctcctATCGGGTGATCAGGGCttctgggctagagccctgatccgcccgacctCCGCCGACCTTGGACGGTCACCGCGGTCTCTCAATGAAAGTCCCacagctgggttaaggcctcctctcctttttgagaagacatgtggcaaaatttcagtgaaattagagacatgcaggttttctcgctATAAAGCGATtctgtggcgctcctcgttaagacggaaatgataccgctggtttttagtgggtattccgatgttcggggcgcactcggcatcttgaacaccggcgagccccaaaCTGTTCCCGTGGAaatgcgtaacgcgtttttccagcgttaaaaaaaaaggttttctcGCGATGACTACACTTATATTGCAAACTGTAACATATTACAATAAACTAAGAAAGAATCAATCGTCGAAAATCGTGAAGtaccaatttaattttttaaacttttcgaTTTGATAACTTGTCATCGGTACTTTTCTTGTCATTAATAATGTCGTCCAACATCTTAATAACGTAGACAGAGGAACTAATAGACACAATGatgcgtagacagagaaactaataaatgcaataacgatttccttctcacttacacaagaaagagaacgaaaattacgttacaaatggtttagacaagagatagaattataaaatcttttgtcccttatcgcgttaccagttttagtgtttgtttcgttactcaagtagcgaaacaaacttgacagtagGTGCgttaattgtgtttattgttcaatgTTTGCTTATTTtcatgttagaaaacgattttaATCCAGTGAGTACACAGAGAACTTATCCGTACATCACATCGAAGATTATACAATAATGCGTTGTCGTGTTATTTCATGTAAATAGTGAGAAGAAAATAGACAGCGTGTCGTCACGCGTAAGCACGgtggttttaaatatatatattttcccaatgattattatttatgccatagcatgacggaaccttatattgcattaaaattctGAAGATTCTGAATATTTCCCAGTCAAATAATAGCCCAAGGTGCTTCGTTACAGGTAaatatgttactttaatttattctttcttctatttataatttcctaatgaaaacattatttaacattcttcttgaatttataatatcattacattccgagtcaagaggttaacgtagaaatatatgtggcaaacattctttattagtaatttcattAACTGCTTtcgatttcaacatctgaggagaatgctaatccagtaccatgtAAAGATG
The Nymphalis io chromosome 19, ilAglIoxx1.1, whole genome shotgun sequence DNA segment above includes these coding regions:
- the LOC126776174 gene encoding uncharacterized protein LOC126776174 — its product is MLDDIINDKKSTDDKLTQLLTAHGCFSKYEIARREVSPFCHEGGAPFDTAHHTLKECAAWGPQRHSLAAVICGYLSFLSIIDAMVGSEECWSEMVSFCESVMSQKGATEREREENAAVELLRRRRPGKIKRRYAHLLPATL